One window from the genome of Oryza glaberrima chromosome 3, OglaRS2, whole genome shotgun sequence encodes:
- the LOC127766133 gene encoding uncharacterized protein LOC127766133 codes for MGAKVEGDNYMLGYYAMGDFNMDANGRWSPYHDEKMSNGHMCNGFMTKPANGYSEYDKEMLTRTMLEHEAIFRQQVYELHRVYKIQRDLMKQYQNKDIYAYPMLEDASKTNSPSQLPPNGAKMSWPIQTPPMSITYKKASIAEHGVMNHPLKFLREGSVQSSPNGFPPSDVALNARQGTFDLQLSADHYVDDDNASDNGPIDFLGVAPDKKPQNNADLTLVSPEGLGRFSDNSSTSGLHATNNVGGRQVVDLNEPITGTYMGRANGSVSRGLSYTLENSWHQSILKPSTANFNYNKEYSKEKHLDEGTSSNFFAANAKTKQEEKQLIDKGKQVSSIHVFTPRYSDANPQMSMKGVDGRSASNNQFFHQGQNGSIGWFARSPLEAPAINNFPRLDRSHNSSLGALAPPMSIPRIDHPSGASPIGSCTVDPRSSAINNATFQPIPSFKGSSTVNQSIGTSILKVKKNEDLDGNCPGFALDPFCASRPQHQVAISSDEEQTECLMFEHSARHRENPHFANDKGPKNFNLNEALSDGQEDYLVEQDGGSVSSLPQSKASGFPWLIKTTDTCTRPSDLQNPRKVFAHSNRIVIDLNSNTDRKEAALTIHSLSDSASTSLDCGVKKESQDCGIKKDEAFGDITTRTEVACNTTQESATCLPVLCQEYVPGDDKAANGGDKKSSAPVRNFIDLNDDAPNEDNSESSVVSHECHVVSLQNNHGKRKFVIDLEVPACEEGVAWDFNQECSPSGKLDVTQEADDAHFTCTKIAAESIVALSMHVPTIAETPDDMLQWFADLALSSTDDHVEQAEAHDCVNNSSDDGLDSFESLTLKLEETKIDEYWSRPQAPEIPNDEQAGLSVNLLTKPKRGQQRRRRQKRDFQKDILPGLTSLARPEIIEDIQLLEGLVQASGGSWQSSLTRRGRYGGRPRGRKPRKNLSETIEEEEVPVSPPAKPDTAKPDAAEIEASDRGIIGWGRTTRRCRRPRCPSGYNISAAS; via the exons ATGGGAGCAAAGGTAGAAGGTGACAATTACATGCTTGGATATTATGCCATGGGGGATTTCAACATGGATGCAAATGGTAGGTGGTCTCCATACCATGATGAGAAGATGTCGAATGGTCATATGTGCAATGGCTTCATGACAAAACCAGCAAATGGTTATTCAGAATACGACAAAGAGATGCTCACGCGTACTATGCTTGAACATGAAGCTATATTTAGGCAACAA GTGTATGAATTGCACCGGGTTTACAAAATACAGAGAGACCTGATGAAACAATATCAAAACAAAGATATATATGCATACCCAATGCTGGAAGATGCATCAAAGACGAATTCACCATCACAGCTTCCACCAAATGGTGCAAAGATGAGTTGGCCGATTCAGACACCTCCTATGTCCATAACATACAAAAAGGCTTCTATTGCAGAGCATGGTGTTATGAATCATCCCTTGAAGTTCCTTAGAGAAGGCAGTGTACAGTCCTCTCCAAATGGATTTCCCCCAAGCGATGTTGCTTTGAACGCCAGACAAGGCACTTTTGACCTTCAGCTTTCTGCTGATCATTATGTTGATGATGACAATGCATCAGATAATGGCCCTATAGATTTCCTTGGTGTAGCACCAGACAAAAAACCTCAGAATAATGCTGACCTCACATTAGTTAGTCCGGAAGGTTTAGGGAGGTTCAGTGATAATAGTTCAACCTCAGGATTGCATGCTACAAATAATGTAGGAGGCCGGCAAGTTGTTGACCTGAATGAGCCAATTACAGGCACATATATGGGTAGAGCTAACGGGTCAGTATCCAGAGGTCTTTCCTATACCTTGGAAAACTCATGGCACCAATCTATATTGAAACCAAGCACAGCTAACTTCAATTACAATAAAGAATACTCCAAAGAGAAACATTTGGATGAAGGAACAAGCTCAAATTTCTTTGCTGCAAATGCCAAGACAAAGCAGGAGGAGAAACAGTTGATTGATAAAG GTAAACAGGTCAGCAGCATACATGTTTTCACACCCAGATACAGCGATGCAAATCCACAGATGTCCATGAAAGGTGTTGATGGGAGATCTGCAAGCAATAACCAGTTTTTTCACCAAGGTCAAAATGGTTCAATTGGATGGTTTGCAAGAAGTCCTCTGGAAGCCCCTGCCATCAATAATTTTCCTAGGCTTGATCGGTCACATAATTCAAGTCTTGGTGCACTTGCTCCTCCGATGTCTATTCCTCGCATAGACCATCCTTCAGGTGCTTCCCCGATAGGTTCCTGTACGGTAGATCCAAGGAGCAGTGCTATCAATAACGCTACATTCCAACCGATTCCAAGCTTCAAAGGTTCTTCAACTGTGAACCAAAGCATTGGAACTTCGATTCTTAAGGTGAAGAAGAATGAGGACTTAGATGGCAACTGTCCAGGTTTTGCACTTGATCCGTTTTGTGCATCAAGGCCACAGCATCAGGTGGCAATTTCAAGTGACGAGGAGCAAACCGAGTGCTTGATGTTTGAACATTCAGCACGGCATCGTGAGAATCCTCATTTTGCAAATGACAAGGGCCCAAAGAACTTTAACTTGAATGAAGCATTATCGGATGGACAGGAAGATTATCTTGTAGAACAAGATGGGGGAAGCGTTAGTAGCTTACCACAGAGTAAAGCCAGTGGGTTCCCGTGGCTCATAAAAACAACAGATACATGTACTCGCCCATCAGATTTGCAAAATCCAAGGAAGGTTTTTGCCCATTCAAATAGGATTGTAATCGATCTGAACAGCAATACTGATAGGAAAGAAGCGGCTTTGACTATTCATAGCCTGTCAGATTCTGCTTCAACATCCCTAGACTGTGGGGTTAAGAAGGAATCCCAGGATTGCGGGATTAAAAAGGATGAGGCGTTCGGGGACATTACCACTAGAACTGAGGTGGCATGTAATACGACTCAGGAGAGTGCTACATGTTTACCTGTTCTATGCCAGGAATATGTGCCTGGAGATGATAAAGCTGCTAATGGAGGTGACAAGAAAAGCAGTGCTCCTGTAAGGAATTTCATTGATCTGAATGATGATGCACCAAATGAAGACAATTCAGAGTCATCTGTGGTGTCACATGAATGCCATGTGGTCTCCTTACAGAACAACCATGGTAAACGCAAATTTGTCATTGATTTAGAAGTGCCTGCTTGTGAAGAAGGTGTGGCCTGGGATTTTAATCAGGAATGTTCTCCTTCTGGCAAACTTGATGTAACTCAGGAGGCTGATGATGCACATTTTACATGCACTAAAATTGCAGCAGAGAGCATTGTTGCTTTGTCCATGCATGTGCCAACAATTGCAGAGACGCCTGATGATATGCTGCAGTGGTTTGCAGATCTTGCTTTATCAAGCACTGATGACCACGTTGAGCAAGCAGAAGCCCATGATTGCGTGAATAATTCCAGTGATGATGGTCTGGATTCATTTGAATCGTTGACACTGAAGCTGGAAGAGACCAAGATTGATGAGTACTGGAGCAGGCCACAGGCTCCTGAAATACCAAATGATGAACAAGCAGGATTATCAGTGAACCTTCTCACTAAGCCAAAACGAGGCCAGcaaaggaggaggcggcagaaGCGCGATTTTCAGAAAGATATCTTGCCTGGCCTTACATCACTTGCGAGACCTGAAATCATAGAGGACATTCAGTTACTTGAGGGGTTAGTACAGGCATCTGGTGGATCTTGGCAATCAAGTTTAACTAGGCGAGGAAGATATGGTGGGCGGCCAAGAGGAAGAAAACCTCGCAAGAATCTGTCAGAAACtatagaggaagaagaagtcCCGGTTAGTCCACCGGCAAAACCGGATACTGCAAAGCCAGATGCTGCGGAGATAGAAGCTAGTGATAGGGGGATCATTGGTTGGGGGCGAACAACGAGACGTTGTCGCAGACCGAGGTGTCCATCAGGCTACAACATTTCTGCCGCATCTTGA
- the LOC127765291 gene encoding mitotic checkpoint protein BUB3.3-like — protein sequence MGWRRREGGGAVAGAASRLRFAPSSNHLLVSSWDSGLRLYDADACELRMEAKSEAALLDCCFQDEAVALTGGSDGSITRYDLHSGAQGTIGQHHEVVSCIEFSQITGQVVTATLDKKLMFWDSQTRNVNPNSIKNLDSDVASLSVCEMYILAAIEREVYIYDMRNLIGPVKVKDSPVEYHLRSLHSSPEWKGYAAGSVDGVVAVKYFDRGTDGDMGYVFRCHPKSRDGRSSMVPINSIGIHPFDKTFVTGDNEGYVIAWDAQSKKKLHEFPIYSGSVASIAFNHNGQIFAVASNSNYQESDKMVEEHQIFFEMKQHF from the exons atgggatggcggcggcgggagggcggcggcgccgtcgccggcgcggcctCGAGGCTTCGGTTCGCGCCGTCCTCCAACCACCTGCTCGTCTCCTCGTGGGATTCG GGGCTGAGGCTGTACGACGCAGACGCGTGCGAGCTCCGGATGGAGGCGAAATCGGAGGCGGCGCTTCTAGACTGCTGCTTCCAGGATGAGGCCGTGGCGCTCACAGGTGGCTCCGATGGATCCATAACCAG GTATGACTTGCATTCAGGGGCTCAAGGTACTATTGGGCAACACCACGAAGTGGTTTCCTGCATCGAGTTCTCCCAGATAACTG GTCAAGTTGTAACTGCTACCCTTGACAAAAAGTTAATGTTCTGGGATTCTCAAACAAGAAATGTGAACCCGAACAGCATAAAAAATTTGGATTCAGATGTGGCATCACTTTCAGTCTGCGAAATGTATATATTAGCAGCAATTGAGAGAGAAGTTTACATTTATGACATGAGGAACCTGATAGGACCAGTAAAAGTAAAAGATTCCCCTGTGGAATATCATTTAAGAAGCCTTCACTCTTCTCCAGAGTGGAAAG GATACGCAGCAGGATCTGTGGATGGAGTTGTTGCAGTGAAGTACTTTGATCGTGGAACCGATGGTGATATGGG ATATGTTTTCCGGTGTCATCCAAAATCTAGAGATGGAAGATCCAGTATGGTTCCCATTAATAGCATCGGAATTCATCCGTT TGACAAAACTTTTGTTACTGGAGATAATGAAGGATATGTCATTGCCTGGGATGCTCAATCAAAAAAGAAGCTGCATGAG TTTCCTATCTACTCAGGCAGTGTGGCATCGATAGCGTTCAATCATAATGGTCAAATTTTTGCAGTTGCTTCAAACAGCAACTATCAAGAATCAGATAAAAT GGTAGAGGAGCACCAGATATTTTTCGAAATGAAGCAGCACTTCTAA
- the LOC127765292 gene encoding eukaryotic translation initiation factor 5A-2-like, whose amino-acid sequence MRRLIHKCLAELRPSGTLVAGSRLSHPLAHPPPTTSVGFWGRLEMSDSEEHHFESKADAGASKTYPQQAGTIRKNGHIVIKNRPCKVVEVSTSKTGKHGHAKCHFVAIDIFNGKKLEDIVPSSHNCDVPHVNRTDYQLIDISEDGFVSLLTESGGTKDDLRLPSDEALLTQIKDGFAEGKDLIVTVMSAMGEEQICALKDIGPKN is encoded by the exons ATGCGGCGCCTCATACATAAATGTCTCGCTGAGCTCCGCCCGTCCGGAACCCTAGTCGCCGGATCGCGTCTCTCCCATCCTCTCGCGCATCCTCCTCCGACTACCTcg GTTGGGTTTTGGGGGCGGCTGGAGATGTCGGACTCCGAGGAGCACCACTTCGAGTCGAAGGCCGACGCCGGCGCGTCCAAGACCTACCCGCAGCAGGCTGGTACTATTCGCAAGAACGGTCATATTGTCATCAAGAACCGCCCATGCAAG GTTGTTGAGGTCTCCACCTCCAAGACTGGGAAGCATGGACATGCAAAATGCCACTTTGTGGCCATTGACATCTTCAATGGGAAGAAGCTTGAAGATATTGTGCCCTCCTCCCACAACTGTGAC GTCCCCCACGTGAACCGTACTGACTATCAGCTGATTGACATTTCTGAAGATGGATTT GTCAGCCTCCTGACTGAAAGTGGAGGCACTAAGGATGACCTGAGGCTCCCTAGTGATGAGGCTCTGCTTACTCAG ATCAAGGATGGATTCGCCGAGGGGAAGGATCTGATTGTTACCGTGATGTCTGCCATGGGTGAGGAGCAGATCTGCGCTCTGAAGGATATTGGCCCCAAGAACTAG
- the LOC127765293 gene encoding LOW QUALITY PROTEIN: uncharacterized protein LOC127765293 (The sequence of the model RefSeq protein was modified relative to this genomic sequence to represent the inferred CDS: deleted 2 bases in 2 codons; substituted 1 base at 1 genomic stop codon): MLKLEDDVTGKLEVYACRKVLMRWNVGSLKKSVCVTDIWVPSSGAESDKVQPKSQVRNATVHTRPLHSSPLRSLCSAMAEALVAVLRLAASAAATARPQSRSGRHGSCAARVPCPGPSPFRRGRLCARAAVAGPPEVDDDDAMTIDNLRRFFDVNVGKWNGAFYVALASLXFFFFFFFSGFVVCKTETLSVLVRVPVCLCSSRQQFDAHGRVLQGISTRLSVSTYGEDDLISLLQSLYIKQASSQISFVDEEDSEEWVEYKIKETNMFTVDKYQQVGFFQEEKAFALRYQTAGMLETVLRAGVLGEDDTGEESPKNLKIPSRKPSIVCENCLYSREGNGRVRAFHIMDPKGVLDMLIIFHEKQGSEVPLMYSSDDADITNSDRIAPLLGRWEGRSVTKRSGVYGATLSEADTVVLLEKDRNGQLILDNMSTKSGSSTTTTVHWTGSANNNLLQFDGGYEMTLLPGGMYMGYPTDIGKIVNDMDSFHLEFCWMESPGKRQRLVRTYDSAGLAVSSTYFFETKRLSSLKPHHHLRRRVGDHGRTPDLSNANRVAGEGEGGDRFRRRRVAAVTAAAIDRAKSPEEGDSFRWFWKYSAQAVGASQSNPNTSRSDPLSWSAAVVVIDREALPLHQRKLTRAAAAAMADRRRSDGGGGMQQQPFTSPGQERVFDGGGVPGQVAAPYGSDFDQSSYMALLAAGAVGVGVGVQPTAAPWAVEEDVAAAPPGISLAPQFSMANYAPPPSYQHPATLVSPPLAAGLHPYSPYLHGVDAPPTQWPPRPAPPPSFSVLDLAAAAAPHEQRHSMQQLLLRAAAFGGGMHAAAAPAPAAAAAIEQPAKDGYNWRKYGQKQLKDAESPRSYYKCTRDGCPVKKIVERSSDGCIKEITYKGRHSHPRPVEPRRGGAASSSSSAMAAGTNHNAGAAADDAAAADEDDPSDDDDTLLHEDDDDGEEGHDRGVDGEVGQRVVRKPKIILQTRSEVDLLDDGYRWRKYGQKVVKGNPRPRSYYKCTADGCNVRKQIERASADPKCVLTTYTGRHNHDPPGRPPAAANLQMPGPAAMSLAGGGTAHQQPSGGAHQMKEET, translated from the exons atgctaaaattggaagATGATGTGACGggaaaattggaagtttatgcatgtagaaaagttttgatgcgatggaacgttggaagtttgaagaagtCCGTGTGCGTCACCGACATATGGGTCCCTTCTAGCGGTGCAGAAAGTGATAAGGTTCAACCAAAGTCGCAAGTCCGCAACGCGACTGTGCACACGAGGccactccactcctctcctTTGCGCTCGCTCTGCTCTGCCATGGCGGAggcgctcgtcgccgtcctccggctcgcggcgtccgccgccgccaccgcgcgcccTCAAAGCCGCAGCGGCCGCCACGGCTCCTGCGCGGCGCGCGTCCCCTGCCCCGGCCCGTCCCCGTTCCGCCGCGGCAGGCTCTGCGCGCGGGCCGCGGTGGCCGGCCCGCcggaggtggacgacgacgacgcgatgACCATCGACAATCTCCGCCGCTTCTTCGACGTCAACGTCGGCAAGTGGAATGGAGCCTTCTACGTG GCGCTCGCCTCCCTctagttcttcttcttcttcttcttctctgggTTTGTAGTCTGCAAGACTGAGACGCTGAGTGTTCTTGTTCGTGTGCCTGTGTGCTTGTGTTCTTCTCGTCAGCAATTCGATGCGCACGGGAGGGTGCTGCAGGGGATCAGCACGCGGCTGTCAGTGAGCACCTACGGGGAGGACGACCTCATCAGCCTCCTGCAATC GCTGTATATCAAGCAAGCTTCTTCTCAGATATCGTTTGTAGATGAGGAGGATTCTGAAGAGTGGGTGGAGTACAAAATCAAAGAGACAAACATGTTCACTGTAGATAAATACCAGCAG GTAGGATTCTTTCAAGAGGAAAAGGCATTTGCTCTGAGGTATCAGACTGCTGGAATGCTGGAGACTGTCCTTCGGGCTGGTGTGCTAGGAGAAGATGATACTGGTGAAGAATCCCCCAA AAACTTGAAGATCCCTTCTCGTAAGCCATCTATTGTATGTGAGAATTGCCTTTACTCTCGTGAAGGCAATGGCCGAGTAAGGGCTTTCCACATCATGGACCCAAAGGGAGTGCTCGATATGCTTATAATTTTCCATGAAAAGCAGGGATCTGAAGTCCCACTTATGTACTCTTCAGATGATGCAGAT ATCACCAACAGTGATAGAATAGCTCCACTACTGGGAAGATGGGAAGGCCGTTCTGTGACTAAGAGGAGCGGGGTGTATGGAGCAACACTTTCTGAAGCTGATACGGTGGTTCTCCTTGAAAAGGACCGCAATGGTCAGCTAATTCTG GATAACATGTCAACAAAATCTGGATCTAGCACAACAACAACTGTTCACTGGACAGGATCAGCAAATAACAACTTGCTTCAGTTTGATGGAGGATATGAAATGACCTTGTTACCTGGAGGAATGTACATGGGATATCCGACAGACATCGGTAAGATTGTGAATGACATGGATTCTTTTCATTTGGAGTTCTGCTGGATGGAATCACCAGGAAAGAGGCAGCGGCTTGTGCGGACTTATGACTCAGCTGGTTTGGCTGTTTCATCAACTTACTTCTTTGAGACTAAA AGGCTCTCAAGTCTC AAacctcatcatcatcttcgTCGCCGTGTCGGCGACCATGGCCGGACACCTGATCTGAGCAATGCCAATCGTGTCGCCGGtgaaggagaaggcggcgatCGCTTTCGACGCCGGCGAGtagccgccgtcaccgccgccgcgatcgatcgagcaaagTCACCGGAGGAAGGAGACAGCTTCCGTTGGTTTTGGAAATATTCAGCTCAAGCAGTTGGAGCGAGTCAGTCCAATCCCAACACATCTCGCTCGGATCCCCTCTCTTGGTCGGCAGCCGTCGTTGTCATCGATCGGGAGGCGTTGCCATTGCAC CAAAGGAAGCtaacgcgggcggcggcggcggcaatggccgATCGGCgccgcagcgacggcggcggcggcatgcagcagcagccgttCACGTCGCCGGGGCAGGAGAGGgtgttcgacggcggcggtgttcCTGGGCAGGTGGCGGCGCCGTATGGGAGTGATTTTGATCAGAGCTCTTACATGGcgcttctcgccgccggcgccgtcggcgtcggcgtcggggtccagccgacggcggcgccgtgggcTGTCGAAGAGGACGTCGCCGCGGCGCCTCCTGGGATTAGCTTGGCACCTCAGTTCTCCATG GCGAActatgcgccgccgccgtcgtaccAACACCCTGCAACCCTCGtctccccgccgctcgccgccggcctccaccccTACTCGCCGTATCTCCACGGAGTCGACGCGCCACCGACGCAATGGCCTCCacgaccggcgccgccgcccagcttcagcgtcctcgacctcgccgccgcggctgctccGCACGAGCAGCGCCACAGCATGCAACAGCTgctcctccgcgccgcggcgttcggcggcggcatgcacgcggcggcggcgccggcgccggcggccgccgccgccatcgagcaGCCGGCGAAGGACGGGTACAATTGGCGCAAGTACGGGCAGAAGCAGCTCAAGGACGCCGAGTCGCCGCGGAGCTACTACAAGTGCACCCGCGACGGCTGCCCCGTGAAGAAGATCGTCGAGCGCTCGTCCGACGGCTGCATCAAGGAGATCACCTACAAGGGCCGGCACAGCCACCCCCGTCCCGTCgagccccgccgcggcggcgccgccagcagcagcagctccgccatggccgccggtaCTAATCAcaatgccggcgccgccgcggacgacgccgccgccgccgacgaggacgaccCCAGCGATGACGACGACACGTTGTTgcacgaggacgacgacgacggcgaggaagggcatgacag GGGTGTAGATGGCGAGGTGGGGCAAAGGGTGGTGAGGAAGCCCAAGATCATATTGCAGACTCGCAGCGAGGTTGATCTGCTCGACGACGGCTACCGGTGGCGCAAGTACGGCCAGAAAGTTGTCAAGGGCAACCCACGACCAAG GAGCTACTACAAGTGCACGGCGGACGGCTGCAACGTGCGGAAGCAGATCGAGAGGGCGTCGGCCGATCCCAAGTGCGTCCTGACGACGTACACCGGCCGCCACAACCACGACCCGCCGGggaggccgcccgccgccgctaaCCTTCAGATGCCTGGCCCGGCGGCCATGAGCTTGGCCGGCGGTGGCACGGCTCATCAGCAACCGAGCGGCGGCGCTCACCAGATGAAAGAGGAGACATAG
- the LOC127765290 gene encoding uncharacterized protein LOC127765290 — MGSCVSTTRRRRRSRKLSVAARKFRRKVSAAIADAPIARSGGGGGAGGEVAAANCFARHEVVHVEAPVSNVTLHLTQLQWQHSQMDAGSVICEEAWYDSVSILDSADSEDDDLDNDFASVSGDPLPDVTATATSTSTSLLDAVHRLRSIASAEACQDDDPPGKAEESNAAAAADECCCSSGGGLKESAASSTRPPFPPSIPSNKIQPMPIVSVSPHSQKKKSAVVRLSFRRRSYEGDEMTEMSGSTNYLYRPRAGSSLPCSTGEKLSDGCWSAIEPSVFRVRGESFFKDKRKSPAPNCSPYIPIGADMFACTRKINHIAQHLALPSLKAHETFPSLLIVNIQMPTYPATVFGENDGDGISLVLYFKLSDSFDKEISPQLKESIKKLMGDEMERVKGFPVDSNVPYTERLKILAGLVNPDDLQLSAAERKLVQTYNQKPVLSRPQHKFFKGPNYFEIDLDVHRFSFISRKGLEAFRERLKHGVLDLGLTIQAQKAEELPEHVLCCMRLNKIDFADSGQIPTLIMSSDE, encoded by the exons ATGGGTTCTTGCGtgtcgacgacgaggcggcggcggaggtcgaggaagctgtcggtggcggcgaggaagtTCCGCCGGAAGGTGTCCGCGGCGATCGCCGACGCGCCCATCgcccgctccggcggcggcggcggcgccggcggcgaggtggcggcggcgaactgCTTCGCGCGCCACGAGGTCGTCCACGTCGAGGCGCCCGTGTCCAACGTGACGCTTCACCTCACGCAGCTGCAGTGGCAGCACAGCCAGATGGACGCAGGCAGTG TAATCTGTGAAGAAGCGTGGTACGACTCCGTCAGCATCCTCGACTCGGCCGACTCCGAAGACGACGATCTCGACAACGACTTCGCCAGCGTCAGTGGAG ATCCTCTCCCGGATGTcaccgcgacggcgacgtcgacgtcgacgagctTGCTCGACGCCGTGCATCGCCTGAGGAGCATCGCGAGCGCAGAGGCATGCCAGGATGATGATCCTCCCGGGAAAGCTGAAGAATCaaacgctgctgctgctgctgacgagtgctgctgcagcagcggcggtggcctgAAGGAatcggcggcgagctcgacgcGGCCGCCATTCCCGCCGTCGATTCCGAGCAACAAgatccagccgatgccgatcgTCAGCGTCAGCCCGCACAGCCAGAAGAAGAAATCCGCCGTCGTCAGGCTCTCCTTCAGGAGGAGATCATACGAGGGTGACGAGATGACTGAAATGA GTGGCTCTACGAACTATCTGTACCGTCCAAGAGCCGGTTCATCGTTGCCGTGCTCGACCGGCGAAAAACTGTCAGATGGTTGTTGGTCAGCTATTGAGCCGTCAGTGTTCAGAGTCCGAGGGGAGAGTTTCTTCAA AGACAAGAGGAAATCCCCAGCTCCGAACTGCTCACCATACATCCCAATTGGAGCAGACATGTTTGCCTGCACAAGGAAGATAAATCACATTGCGCAGCATCTCGCTCTTCCATCTCTGAAGGCTCATGAGACCTTCCCATCACTCCTCATTGTGAACATTCAG ATGCCTACCTATCCAGCAACCGTGTTTGGCGAGAACGACGGCGATGGGATAAGCCTAGTTCTTTATTTCAAGCTATCTGACAGTTTTGACAAGGAAATTTCTCCTCAACTAAAAGAAAGCATCAAG AAGCTTATGGgtgatgaaatggagagagttaAGGGGTTTCCGGTAGACAGCAATGTGCCCTACACTGAGAGGCTGAAAATTCTGGCTGGTTTGGTGAACCCTGACGACTTACAGCTCAGTGCAGCTGAGAGGAAGCTTGTGCAAACCTACAACCAGAAACCGGTGCTGTCTCGCCCCCAGCACAAATTCTTCAAG GGGCCAAACTACTTCGAGATCGATCTTGATGTCCACCGTTTCAGCTTCATTTCAAGGAAAGGGCTTGAGGCCTTCAGGGAACGATTGAAACATGGAGTTCTTGATCTTGGCCTGACCATTCAG GCACAGAAGGCAGAGGAGCTACCTGAGCATGTCTTGTGCTGCATGAGGCTGAATAAGATCGACTTTGCCGACAGCGGGCAAATACCAACATTGATAATGTCCAGTGACGAATAA